AACCTGCAGCCCAACGACTCCACCGCCCTGCTGGACACCACACCGGATTCCGAGCAGCTGCTGAAGAACCTCTCCTCCCGCGGCCGCAACGCCGTGCGGCGGGCCATCCGTGAAGGCGCCGATGTGCGCCGGGTGGAACCCACGGAGGAAAACATGCGGACCATGTACCAGTTGATGGCCCACATCGAGGACCGGTCCTCGGCCAAGATGCGTTCCTACGAGTACTACCACCGGTTCTGGTCCAACTTTGTGGCCGCCGGGCAGGGCCGCTTCTACTTCGCCTTTGAAGACGGGGAACCCACCGTAGGCGCCTTTGTCATCGCCTACGGGAACAAGGGCACTTACAAGGACGGCGGCTCCAAACCCAAGCGGTCCCAATACGGAGATTCGCACCTGGTCCAGTGGACCGCCATCAACGAGCTCAAGGACGAATGCGGCATCACGTCCTACGACTTCTGCGGCACCCCGCCGAGCAACCAGCTCAAGGACAAGAGCCACCCGCATCACGGGCTGGGTCTGTTCAAGACCAGTTTCTCGAAAACGGTCACCGACTTCGTTGGCTGCTATGACTACGTGGTGGATCCCGTCCGGTACCGGATCTGGAACACCATAGGCGAAAAGGTGGCGCGGCAGATTTACTGGCGCCGCCACCAGCAGCCGTTCTACTAAGCCGTACCACCAGATAAACCGGGCAGGACCCGGAACCAGAGGCGAAAGGGTGAGCCCCTTGGAGAACACGTCCGGTCCGGACCGCCCCAAGTCCGGACCGAATCCGGAGTCGGCACCGAATCCGGACCCGTCCGCAGGGCTGATCCCGGTGATCAGCATCCCCGCCGGGCGCCAGCGACCGGCGGGGAAGGCCTCCACAGGGAAGGCCTCCGCGGGAAAGGCGCAGGACGGGAAGGCCCAGACCGGGAAAGCAAGGCCCGTCGGGTCCCAGCGGGGCGGCGTTAAGGCGCCCACTCCGCCGTCGAAGGCCCCGGGCTCGGCCCGTCCGGCAGCAGACGTTCCCACCGCGGCACTGCGCAGCACCCGGCCCAAGCCGCCGCCGCCCACCACGTCCGTGGTACGCCCGGTGGGGTCCAAGGCCCTTCGGCCGCCGCAGCCCGAACGTAGCCGCAAGCCGGCTGTGCCGCGGGAAAAACGGCCCGCACGGACACGCAAAAACGTTCCGGCAGGTACGTCGCCGCTGAGCTCCACCGCCGTCCGCACAGACCGGTCCTCCGCAGCAGCCAAGCGGATGCTGCGTCGTCTCGTCCAAGGCGAAAACCCGCCCACTCAGGCCATGTCCATTGTGGAGCGGCTGGCCGGCAGCCCCTACGCCAATCC
This Arthrobacter sp. zg-Y20 DNA region includes the following protein-coding sequences:
- a CDS encoding peptidoglycan bridge formation glycyltransferase FemA/FemB family protein; its protein translation is MRDFSARLATAEEIDNWDKHVLANPGGGNVLQSASFAEVKSHHGWNPVYLAFTGPDYTTYALAIEKKVPLLGSLWYLIKGPDVAAPEDVPLVVNALTRFIKQTGRKVFAIKVEPDIEDSEEVQALFTGAGFIKTFNLQPNDSTALLDTTPDSEQLLKNLSSRGRNAVRRAIREGADVRRVEPTEENMRTMYQLMAHIEDRSSAKMRSYEYYHRFWSNFVAAGQGRFYFAFEDGEPTVGAFVIAYGNKGTYKDGGSKPKRSQYGDSHLVQWTAINELKDECGITSYDFCGTPPSNQLKDKSHPHHGLGLFKTSFSKTVTDFVGCYDYVVDPVRYRIWNTIGEKVARQIYWRRHQQPFY